GACATCGTTTCTTTTATTGTCGTGGACGGCAGCAGGGACGTGGGTGTATATATGGGCAGGGAACCGGGTTATGTAAAGCCCCAATTTAAATGGCAGAACCTAAGATGAAGATAAACGTTACGAAGACTTTCTTACCGCCGATTGAGGAATACCAGTCCCAATTGCAAAGGGCGTGGAAAAACGAATGGCTTACAAATCGCGGCGAATTGGTTTTAGAACTTGAAGCGAACCTAAAAAACCACCTCAAAGTTTCCAATATAATATTGATGAATAATGGCACCATTCCATTACAGATTGCCTTAAAGCTTTTGGGGAAAAATGGAGAAATCATCACTACGCCGTTTTCGTATGTAGCGACAACCTCCGCAATTGTCTGGGAAAACTGTACGCCGGTGTTTGTAGATATACATCCGGAATACCTCACTATTGACGAAAATAAAATTAAGGATGCGATTACCGATAAGACCACCGCGATCCTTGCGACACATGTTTTTGGGAATCCCTGCCATCTCGAGGCGATTGAAGCCATTGCACGTGAACATCACCTTGCAGTCATTTACGATGCAGCGCACTGCTTCGGTGTAACCTACAAAGGAAAATCTGTTTTTGATTATGGAACGGCCAGCAGCTGCAGCTTCCACGCTACAAAGTTGTTCCATACCGGGGAAGGCGGCGCTGTGTTTTGCAATGACGAACAGTTGTTCGATAAATTTTACCAAAGCCATAATTTCGGGCATAAAACAGCGCTTGATTTTCACGGGCTCGGCATCAACGGAAAGATGTCAGAATTACAGGCTGCGTTAGGCCTGGCGGTTTTGCCTTACATGACGCACATCACAGAGGGCCGTAAAAAAGCAGTGACGTTCTATAAC
This genomic stretch from Flavobacterium pallidum harbors:
- a CDS encoding DegT/DnrJ/EryC1/StrS family aminotransferase, translating into MKINVTKTFLPPIEEYQSQLQRAWKNEWLTNRGELVLELEANLKNHLKVSNIILMNNGTIPLQIALKLLGKNGEIITTPFSYVATTSAIVWENCTPVFVDIHPEYLTIDENKIKDAITDKTTAILATHVFGNPCHLEAIEAIAREHHLAVIYDAAHCFGVTYKGKSVFDYGTASSCSFHATKLFHTGEGGAVFCNDEQLFDKFYQSHNFGHKTALDFHGLGINGKMSELQAALGLAVLPYMTHITEGRKKAVTFYNEHLDFTLLQRMKIREFTEWNYSYYPVIFQDEAQLLKIESALVKEDVIPRRYFYPSLNNLPYCKNSPMPNSESVSSSILCLPLYADMPLTDLERIAHIVNTNLSV